Genomic window (Rubidibacter lacunae KORDI 51-2):
AGGAGATCGAACGCGCGATCGCACTCAATAACTGGCAGGCATGGGTCCGAGTGCTGCCATCTTCGGTCAATGGTGGTTTTTCAGCCGGCAACAATCTCGGGATCCAATCGGCACGGGCGGAGGCTTATCTCCTGCTCAACAGCGACACGATTGTCCGACCCGGCGCGATCTCCTCGCTCCTCAGGGAACTTGCAGCCCATCCTGCGGTAGGGATTGTTAGCCCGCGCTTGGAATGGCCGGACGCAACACCGCAGATCAGCTGCTTTCGCTACCGATCGCCCGGATCGGAAGCGATCGCTGCGGCGCAAACGGGATCGCTCACTAAGCTGCTGCTGCGCTTTGATATGCCGCTCCCTGTTACGGACAACGCGTTCGAGCCGGAATGGACTAGTTTTGCCTGCGTGCTTATACGCCGAGCGGTTGTCGAACGCGTTGGGTTGATGGACGAGGGCTATTTTATGTACTGTGACGATATCGATTACTGCCGGCGAACGCGGGCGTTAGGGTGGACGATCCGGTACTGTCCGGAGGCGCGTGTCGTACACCTGCGTGGTGGTAGCGGACCCGTGAAGCAAGAATTAGCAGCGCGCAAGCGCCCTCAACCCTATGTGTACGCATCGCGATCGCGATACTTCGCCAAATTCTATGGCGGTCGCCGCGGCTTGATCGTGGCCAATGCGTGTTGGCTGCTCGGCCGCAGCGTGTCGCTTTTTCGCGAGCTGCTCGGTCGCCAGACTCACCTCAGCGAGGCAACTGCCCGCGACATCTGGATGTACTGGCGCGATCCGCTGCGGCCCTATAAACGCGATCGCCCTAGGTAGACAATCGCCGATCCAGTAAGCAACGCTCTAAATCGTCCAGGGCAAGCCCAAAAAATTACGGCATGTCGAGATAGCGGAACAACCTGCCACTTCTCATGCCAAACGAAAAATTTCTCGACAGGTAGAGCGTCGAGAATGAAATCATAACCTGGGCGCGGACGTGCTCGCTGGGGTCGGCCCAGGGGTGTGGGCGTGGAGACGGAAATAGTTTGTGCCACCAATGCCCCACAGCCAGGGGTCGCCGGCGTCGGAGAAACACGAAGGTGGTTGCAAACTCGCGCCGGAGTGGTTATGCGGTCCGGTCACAATTGGGAACGAGCGGGCTATGGGGAAAGGTGGTGTGCGGCGACCGCAGCGGAGAAGGAGCTTTACTGACAGGGGCAGACGGGCGAGAGGGAGTGGCATCAAAGGGGTCAGCGGTCTCAGTGCCAGCGAGGGCATCAAGGAGATTGAGGATGTCGTCTGCGCGTAAGTTAAAGCAGCGATAGAGGGCTTGGGAAAACTGCTGGGCCTAGATATGAGGAAGGAGTTATCCAGGTCGGGTCAGAGGGGGCAATGCGTTCATCCTCCAAGCTGATTTTCTTCTCTCGCCTTCAAGCCGCTCTATCTCCAAAGTCCAGTCGGATAGTGTTCTGGTGGATATGGTATGGCAGATCCAACACTTCCTTGGTGCACGAACAAAAAAAGCCCTACAAGTAAACTCGCAAGGCTTAATCGCAGCAGTTGATGTATGAGGCGCAATCGCGTTCGAATAGCGATCGCCTGGAGGCTAGGTGGTATGGGTTTGCTTAATACGCCAGACCCATACTGCGCGAGGTTTCAGCACCCAGATAAACGCGGACGCTTAGGAAGTCGGTCGGGCAAGCCGTCTCGCAACGCTTGCAACCGATGCAATCTTCCGTGCGCGGCGAAGAGGCGATCTGGCCAGCCTTGCAGCCATCCCAGGGAACCATTTCGAGCACGTCGAGGGGGCACGCACGCACGCACTGGGTGCATCCGATACAAGTGTCGTAAATCTTGACGCTATGCGACATCTGAAAGGGACTCCTTAAGCTCGTTCGTTATTTGCACAGGGGAGATCGCGGGTCTCATGTAGTTTACCCCGCAGGTTTCGCCTCACTCGGACGCGATCGCTGGAATTTTAAACTCCGTAACAATAGCCGTAACATTGTCTGTAACAATTGGCTGCAAAAAATCGCCGCTTTAGCGGTTGGCTGAAAAAGTGTATCGGTTGAAGCCATCGCCCGAGACCCCCCGCGGCATGCCCATACGATCGCGAGCGGT
Coding sequences:
- the psaC gene encoding photosystem I iron-sulfur center protein PsaC, translated to MSHSVKIYDTCIGCTQCVRACPLDVLEMVPWDGCKAGQIASSPRTEDCIGCKRCETACPTDFLSVRVYLGAETSRSMGLAY
- a CDS encoding glycosyltransferase family 2 protein, which produces MVVDAGSSLQLLVVVLNYRTPALTIDCLASLDGQLVGCKHAVVVVDNASGDGSLQEIERAIALNNWQAWVRVLPSSVNGGFSAGNNLGIQSARAEAYLLLNSDTIVRPGAISSLLRELAAHPAVGIVSPRLEWPDATPQISCFRYRSPGSEAIAAAQTGSLTKLLLRFDMPLPVTDNAFEPEWTSFACVLIRRAVVERVGLMDEGYFMYCDDIDYCRRTRALGWTIRYCPEARVVHLRGGSGPVKQELAARKRPQPYVYASRSRYFAKFYGGRRGLIVANACWLLGRSVSLFRELLGRQTHLSEATARDIWMYWRDPLRPYKRDRPR